TTCGACAGCGAAGGAACGGAGGACGCCTTGATTTTTTATCCGGGAGCAAAAGTAGAGTACACAGCTTATGCCCCGATGATGATGATGATTGCAGAAAAGGGAATCGATGTTTTTCTGGTAAAAATGCCTTGTAACCTTGCAATATTAGGACAGAATAAGGCACAGGAAATCATGAATCAGTATGAGTATGAAAACTGGTATCTGTCCGGTCATTCGCTTGGCGGTGCGATGGCAGCCGATTTTACGGCAAACCATCAGGACGAAGTCAAAGGCCTTGTTTTAATGGCGGCGTATCCAACAAAAGAGATTACGGAAAAAGAAATCTCCGTGCTTTCCCTTTATGGAAGTGAGGACGGCGTATTAAACTTAGATAAGCTTGCAGAAGGAAAATCCCTGATAGCTGGAAGTTACTTAGAAATCTGCATGGAAGGCGCAAACCATGCCGGATTTGGAAATTACGGAGAGCAAAAAGGGGATGGAATCGCAAGCATGACAAGCGGTTTGCAGCAGCAGAGAACCGCAAATGAGATTGCATCCTGGATGTCACAGAATCAGTAATTGGAAGAAAGACAAATGAATAAGAACTTTTTGGAAAGACATACTATCCTTAAGAAAATCAGAAGTGGATTCTTGCAAAAGAAAACACAACAGAAAGGGTGATGAGATGGAAGTTCAAAAAGGAAAACAGAGCCTCCAGTTTACGGAGGCTCCTTTTATAATCAGCAGTGCAAGCATTGTCGGAAAAAAGGAAGGGGAAGGCCCCTTAGGAGAGTGCTTTGACATGGTTTGTGAGGACGACAAATTCGGGGAAGATACCTGGGAAGAGGCAGAGAGCACCTTGCAAAAAGAGGCGGTGGCATTGACACTTGGAAAAGCAGAGCAGACCAGTGAGGACATCCGCTATCTTTTTGCCGGAGACTTATTGGGGCAGAATATCGCAACATCGTTTGGCCTACAAGATTATAGTGTCCCATTATTTGGACTCTACGGTGCGTGCAGCACCTGTGGAGAGTCCTTATCCCTTGCAGCGATGACCGTGGCAGCAGGATATGCCGACCAGGTGATAGCCGTCACATCAAGCCATTTCGCGAGTGCGGAGAAACAGTTCCGTTTTCCACTGGAATATGCCAACCAAAGACCATTGTCCGCAACCTGGACGGTGACCGGGAGTGCAGCATTTCTCGTTGGAAAGAAAAAAAGCAAGGTGCAGATTACCGGAATCACAACCGGAAAAATCATGGATTATGGAATCAAGGATTCGATGAATATGGGGGCGGCGATGGCTCCGGCAGCAGCGGATTGTATCGCACAGCATTTTGATGATTTTAAGCGCTCGCCGCATGACTATGACAAAATCATAACAGGCGATTTAGGAACGATAGGAAAAGAGATTTTAATCGATTTGCTTTTAGAAAAAGGGTACGACATCAGCCAGGTGCATACCGATTGCGGGATTGAGATTTTCGATGCAGCGACGCAAAATACGGGTGCAGGAGGTTCTGGCTGCGGCTGCTCTGCGGTGACGTTAAGTGGACATTTCTTAAAACATCTGGAAAAAGGAAGCTTACAGCGGATTCTGTTTGTGCCGACGGGAGCGCTTTTGTCGACTGTCTCCTTCAATGAAGGGAAAACAGTTCCGGGGATTGCCCATGCAGTTGTGCTAGAGCATTTAAAAGAATAGGAAAGGTGGAAAAACTTATGGATTATGTAAACGCATTCTGGGTTGGCGGGCTGATTTGCGCGCTGGTACAGATTTTGATGGAAAAGACGAAGATGCTTCCGGGAAGAATCATGGTTCTTTTGGTATGCGCAGGTGCCGTACTGGGCGCAATCCAATTGTATGAACCGTTTTTACAGTTTGCCGGTGCCGGCGCAAGTGTGCCATTGCTAGGATTTGGAAATGTGCTATGGAAAGGGGTAAAAGAAGCTGTGGATGAAAATGGATTCCTTGGCATTTTCCAGGGAGGATTTAAGGCGAGTGCGGTAGGAATCTGTGCTGCCCTGGTATTCGGGTACCTTGCCAGCCTTATTTTCCAGCCTAAAATGAAAAAATAAAGATAAAATTAGAGCGAAAATTGCATGGAACATATCGAAATTGGGATGTAAGAAATTTGAAAAAAACGGTCGAATCATGTAAAATTGTAATTAGATAGCAGACTTGGATAGTGGGGAAGGACTACAATGCTGCAGATGAGGAGTGCTTGCGTATGGGGAACAGATTGACAATCCTGATCGTGGACGATGTTGCAATTAATCGTGAGATCTTAAAAGATATTTTCAAAGATGAATATAAAGTTGTGGAAGCAGAAGATGGGCTGGGTGCGCTTGAAGTACTTCGGGGAGAAGAGCACGTAGACATCATTCTGCTTGACATCATAATGCCAAAAATGAACGGGTTAGAAGTGTTACAGATTATCAAACGGGATGAGCGGTTAAAGCGTATTCCGGTCATTGTAAATACCCAGGAGGGAGAGCGTGCCAAAGAGTTCAAGGCGCTTGAAATGGGGGCAGATGACTTCATTATAAAACCGTATAACCCTAAGATTGTCAGACAGAGAGTGACGAATCTGGTTCATAAATATATCAAAGAAAAAGAGAGCATGGAGCGTAAAATCCGCAACACAATGAACCGCCTGCAGTCGCTCATTGACACGGTTCCGGGTGGAATCGCAATTTTTGAAATATCGGATGGCGTCCATATCGAATTTTTCAATGATGGATTGTGTGAACTTTTGGGATATAGCCGGGAAGAATTTTCCAGATATCAGACACAAGATGCACTGGAACTGGTGCTCGAAGAAGACCAGAAGATTTTAAAAGAGGAGAATAACGCCTATCATGAGAATGGCTCCATTCATTGTAAGGTTCGTTTCCTGACGAAAGAGCATACCATTAAATGGGTTGGAATTACGGCAAAGAAAATGGAATCCGAAGAAGGCCGCAACGTTTATCATGCGGTCTTTATGGATTCGAGCGAGGAGAAAGAGACCGAGGAACGTCTGCAAAATTCCATGGAAGAACTGCGCTACCGGGCAGAGCGGGATAATCTGACCGGCGTTTACAACAGGGAGACATTTTACCGTAAGACAGAGCAGATGCTCCGGGAGAATCCGAAGGAGACCTTTGTCATTGGACAGTGGAATATTGACCGTTTTAAGGTTGTAAATGAGCTGATGGGCAGCAGTGCGGCAGATCATATTCTGCGAAAATTTGCCCAGAAGATGGACGAGAAATTAAAAGGTCATGGTACATTTGGACGTTTAGAGGCAGACCATTTTGTGACCTGTACGACCAAGCGTTTTATTGAGCAGGGAATTGAATATATCGAGCAGATGCTGGCGGGGGTGATTAACTGGGAGAGAATTCATTATCCGATTCGTATGCATGTCGGCTTTTATCTGGTAGAAGATAAGACAACACCGGTAGAATTGATGTGTGACCGTGCAGATATGGCATTGCAGACGATTAAGAATAATTATCTGAAACGCTGGTGCTATTACAATGACAGCTTAAAAAGAGAGATTTTGGACGAGGAAGAGTACGTGGTCGAGATGGAAACGGCTCTTTTAGAACACCAGTTTGTGGTTTATTATCAGCCGATTTATGATGCGAGAACAAGAAAGCCGGTCAGCGCAGAGGCACTGGTACGCTGGCAGCACCCACAGAAGGGCATGATACCGCCGGATGTGTTTGTGCCTCTTTTTGAAAAAAATGGTTTTATCACAAAACTGGATATGTTCGTATGGGAAGAAGCCTGCAAATTTTTAGCAGAGCGAAAGGAACAGGGAAAGGAACCGATTCCAATTTCTGTGAATCTTTCCAGAATTAATTTTTATAATCCAAATCTTGCGGCAGAGATTTGTGCGCTGACAAGACGTTACCAGGTTTCGCCGGAATATTTGCGTTTAGAGATTACGGAGAGTGCTTATAAGGACAATCCAGAAGAGATGTTGTCTACGATGAAGACATTGCAGGAAGATGGATTCAAGGTTTTGATGGACGATTTTGGAAGCGGCTATTCCTCTTTGAACATGTTGAAGATGGTGCCGGTTGATATTTTGAAAATCGACATGAAGTTTATTGATGATTTGGAGAATTCCGAGCGTGCCTGCAATATTTTATACAATATTATCCAGATGACAAAAGGATTGAAAATGGGTGTCATCGCAGAAGGAATCGAGACACAGAACCAGTGCGAACTCTTGTTTGGAATGGGATGTACTTATATTCAGGGATTCTATTTTTCAAAGCCGCTTTGCAAGGAAGATTTTGTAAAAGAAATCGAGTGCCAGGAGGAAAAGAATTTCGATTATGAGATGGCAGGTGTGAAAAAACAGACGATACTGGTGGTTGATGATACCGAGTTAAACCGTTCGTCCATCATGGAAATGATAAAAGACAAATATCGTGTGTTAGAGGCAAAGAATGGGGAGGAAGCACTTTCCATTCTGAAAAAAGAATTTGCCAACATCAATCTGGTTCTGTCGGATATCTTTATGCCGAAGGTGAGTGGATTTGATTTACTTGAAATCATGAAGCGGAACGATTTGCTCCGCATGATACCAGTGCTGATTTTAACGGCATTCGGAGATCAGGAGAACCAGAGTAAAGCGTTGGAATTAGGGGCATTAGATGTGATTACCAAGCCGTATGATGCAAAGACGCTTAAGAAAAGGATTGAGAACCTGCTTCAGATTTCAGAAAATGATTCCATTAAGGCAGAAGTGCACGCATTGCGAGAAAGTTCCACGGTTCGAAAACAGGTGCAGTCGATGCTGCGCAACGATGTAGCATCCATTTGCAGAATGGAGATTTCTTACAAAGATTTTGAAATCAAAAGAATGGTGTTCGCAAATGATAAATTTATGGAATTGCACCAGATTCACAGCACAACATACCGAAGCAAAAAAAATCTGGGTGGATTTTTAGACAATATCGTGGAGGAAGATAAAAAGAGGTTGAGAGATCGTGCGGAACTGGCACTCAGACGTCGTGAAAAATGCTGGCAGAACGTATACCGGATTGAGGGCGCAAACGGTTCCATACATAGCATGATATCCAACTGTACCATGGATTTTCAGGCAGACGGAATCTTTTTTGATACCATAGAGATTGAGGTGGTAACAAAAGAGAATTTTGAATTTGAAAAGTCCCTAGATATGTTAAGCCAGGCAATTACAAAGGAGACAAACTTACAGTTCTTTTTGTATTCTTTGGATGATGACAGCGTTGATTATATTACAAAACGGAAAAATGGAAGTTCCAGACGAGTCATCCAGAAACGAAGTCTGTTCCAGATGCTCCCTGGAATTGCGGATGCTGACTATGTGCGCCGGGAAGAAATGTATGAGCGTATCCGGAACGGAAAACGCACGACCAGTGAAGAGTTCCACTGCGTTTATACAGACGAGGATACCAGGGAAACTGTCTCAAAGTGGTTCAGAGTTACCCTGTCACGAATGGAAGGAAGTCCGACGGAGAAAAGAATGGCGCTCGGAGTCTGCGAAGATATCACAAAAGACAGAGAACATCAGATTTGTAAGTGGAGAGAGCAGCAGTATCAGGCAATTCTAGGACAGAATGCATTCTTTTTTGCAGAGATTGATTTGACGGATAACCGTTTTATATCGGAGAAGATTCAGGACAATGGATTTGGGTTAGAGGATGCAGAAATCCTCTCTTACGATGATTTTGTGGAGCAGCGAATCGAAAAACTGGTCTTAAAGGATGATATCAAATATATCGATTCCTGGATGCGAAGAACAAACTTAAAGAAGTGGTTCACACAGGGAGAGCGGGAGATTTCGTTTGACCTTCGGATTATGCTTCCGAATAAGAATGCCTATGAATGGTTTACCTCTACGGTTTACATGTCAAAAAATCCTGGCAACAACCATGTCTGTGCAAGCTGGAAAATCCGCAATACAGAGGCTGAGAAAAAGAAACTCGGCAAGATTCGCCAGATGGCAGAACGGGATTCGCTGACGGAATTATATAACCGTATTAATTTTGAAAAACGTGTATCGAAAGAACTTTTAAAAGAAGCTTCGCAGAATAAGAGCCGCGCATTTATCATGATTGATGTGGATAATTTCAAACAGGTGAATGACAGCTTTGGTCATGATTTCGGGGACATTGTATTAAGGGCGGTTGCAAAAATCCTGCGTTCCAGCTTTACGGAGGAGAATATCATCGGTCGTTTGGGCGGCGATGAATTTGCGGTCTTTATTTCAAAAGCTTCGTCCAAAAAAGTGATATTAGAGCAGGTGCAGAAAGTGTGCGCCAAGATATCAACCACATTTGAAAACAAAGGAGAAAAGGTCTCCATCAGCTGCTCCATCGGTGTTGTATACACGCCGGAGGAGGGAAAAGAGTTCCAGATTCTGTATGAAAAGGCAGACGATGCACTTTATCAGGCAAAACATGCAGGAAAGAATCAATATAAGATATTTACAAACTAGAAGTGGAGATGAGATACAGATGGATGAACAAAAGTTAAGGGCAGCAGGTATTGATTACAAAGGTGCAATCGAACGTTTTGCAGACAATCAGGTGTTGTATGAGAAATATCTGCTCCGTTTTGAGGAAGATACGCATTGTAAGGACGCAATGGCGGCGTTAGAAGAACAGAATTATGATGAGGTGCTTGCACAGGTTCATGCGTTAAAAGGTATGGTAGGAACGTTAGGAATGATGACGTATTATAAGGTCTGCCAGGATGTCGTGGATGCATTAAGAGCCAAAAAGTACGACACCATTGCAGGTTTGATGGAAAAAGTGCAGGAGGAGCAGGCGCGCATCCAGCAGATTTATAAGGACAAATAAGGTCTTGTATACAAACAGTTTTGGAGGAAAAAATGTCAGAAACAACAAAAAAAGTAAGTAAGAAAAAAATTATAATTGCAGTCGTGATACTTGCCCTTGTGGCAGCCCTTTTTGCAGGGCTTTATCTGAAATTCAGCCCAAAGGCACACAAAGGTGCAAAAGAAATTACGATTGAGGTAATCGACAATAACGGAGCGTCCGTTACTTATGATGTGCATACAGATGCAGAGTATCTGCGTCAGGCGATGGAGGATGCCAAAGGACTAGAGTTCGATGGAACAGAGTCTGATTATGGTCTTATGGTGGAAACGGTAAACGGCTTGTATGCGGATTATGTAAATAACAATGCCTATTGGGCATTTTATGAGGGCGGCGTTGCCTGTGACTATGGTGTGGACAGCCAGCCGGTAGAAGATGGACAGTCTTATCAGATTATTTATACGATAAATGAGTAAAAAGAAGCGGTTAACCACAAAAGAAATTGCATACATGGGTGTCATGGTAGCAACCTTAGAAGCAGCAAAGTTTGCACTATCTTTTTTGCCAAATGTAGAGCTAGTGACACTTTTTATTATTTTATATACACTTTTCTTTGGAGGAAAAGTAATTTATGTCATTCTTGCATTTATCCTAATCGAAGGCTGTCGGTATGGATTCGGATTATGGTGGGTGATGTATCTTTATGTGTGGCCGCTTTTGGCACTGTTTACCCATCTTCTTCGAAAATGGGAATCGGTCATGACGTATAGCATTTTATCCGCAGCGTTTGGCCTGTGCTTTGGAGCACTCTGTTCGATTCCGTATTTTTTCATTGGTGGACCAACAACCGCGTTTACCTGGTGGATTGCAGGGATTCCATACGACTTACTGCACTGTGCTTCCAATTTTGTACTGTGTCTGATACTGTTTCGCCCGCTTCGTGCAATTTTAAACAAATTAGAGTGAGATGCCTCATATTTTTGCAAGCCAAATCTTCTAGAATCTGAATAATGTAGAAAAATATGGTCATAC
This genomic window from Roseburia sp. 831b contains:
- a CDS encoding alpha/beta fold hydrolase, translated to MKKKWSLKKKILVIVPLLLLAVLVGAGVWYVNDYYHSDEIAETYLTTTDVVEVSENDWGYFFDSEGTEDALIFYPGAKVEYTAYAPMMMMIAEKGIDVFLVKMPCNLAILGQNKAQEIMNQYEYENWYLSGHSLGGAMAADFTANHQDEVKGLVLMAAYPTKEITEKEISVLSLYGSEDGVLNLDKLAEGKSLIAGSYLEICMEGANHAGFGNYGEQKGDGIASMTSGLQQQRTANEIASWMSQNQ
- the spoVAD gene encoding stage V sporulation protein AD — its product is MEVQKGKQSLQFTEAPFIISSASIVGKKEGEGPLGECFDMVCEDDKFGEDTWEEAESTLQKEAVALTLGKAEQTSEDIRYLFAGDLLGQNIATSFGLQDYSVPLFGLYGACSTCGESLSLAAMTVAAGYADQVIAVTSSHFASAEKQFRFPLEYANQRPLSATWTVTGSAAFLVGKKKSKVQITGITTGKIMDYGIKDSMNMGAAMAPAAADCIAQHFDDFKRSPHDYDKIITGDLGTIGKEILIDLLLEKGYDISQVHTDCGIEIFDAATQNTGAGGSGCGCSAVTLSGHFLKHLEKGSLQRILFVPTGALLSTVSFNEGKTVPGIAHAVVLEHLKE
- the spoVAE gene encoding stage V sporulation protein AE: MDYVNAFWVGGLICALVQILMEKTKMLPGRIMVLLVCAGAVLGAIQLYEPFLQFAGAGASVPLLGFGNVLWKGVKEAVDENGFLGIFQGGFKASAVGICAALVFGYLASLIFQPKMKK
- a CDS encoding EAL domain-containing protein: MGNRLTILIVDDVAINREILKDIFKDEYKVVEAEDGLGALEVLRGEEHVDIILLDIIMPKMNGLEVLQIIKRDERLKRIPVIVNTQEGERAKEFKALEMGADDFIIKPYNPKIVRQRVTNLVHKYIKEKESMERKIRNTMNRLQSLIDTVPGGIAIFEISDGVHIEFFNDGLCELLGYSREEFSRYQTQDALELVLEEDQKILKEENNAYHENGSIHCKVRFLTKEHTIKWVGITAKKMESEEGRNVYHAVFMDSSEEKETEERLQNSMEELRYRAERDNLTGVYNRETFYRKTEQMLRENPKETFVIGQWNIDRFKVVNELMGSSAADHILRKFAQKMDEKLKGHGTFGRLEADHFVTCTTKRFIEQGIEYIEQMLAGVINWERIHYPIRMHVGFYLVEDKTTPVELMCDRADMALQTIKNNYLKRWCYYNDSLKREILDEEEYVVEMETALLEHQFVVYYQPIYDARTRKPVSAEALVRWQHPQKGMIPPDVFVPLFEKNGFITKLDMFVWEEACKFLAERKEQGKEPIPISVNLSRINFYNPNLAAEICALTRRYQVSPEYLRLEITESAYKDNPEEMLSTMKTLQEDGFKVLMDDFGSGYSSLNMLKMVPVDILKIDMKFIDDLENSERACNILYNIIQMTKGLKMGVIAEGIETQNQCELLFGMGCTYIQGFYFSKPLCKEDFVKEIECQEEKNFDYEMAGVKKQTILVVDDTELNRSSIMEMIKDKYRVLEAKNGEEALSILKKEFANINLVLSDIFMPKVSGFDLLEIMKRNDLLRMIPVLILTAFGDQENQSKALELGALDVITKPYDAKTLKKRIENLLQISENDSIKAEVHALRESSTVRKQVQSMLRNDVASICRMEISYKDFEIKRMVFANDKFMELHQIHSTTYRSKKNLGGFLDNIVEEDKKRLRDRAELALRRREKCWQNVYRIEGANGSIHSMISNCTMDFQADGIFFDTIEIEVVTKENFEFEKSLDMLSQAITKETNLQFFLYSLDDDSVDYITKRKNGSSRRVIQKRSLFQMLPGIADADYVRREEMYERIRNGKRTTSEEFHCVYTDEDTRETVSKWFRVTLSRMEGSPTEKRMALGVCEDITKDREHQICKWREQQYQAILGQNAFFFAEIDLTDNRFISEKIQDNGFGLEDAEILSYDDFVEQRIEKLVLKDDIKYIDSWMRRTNLKKWFTQGEREISFDLRIMLPNKNAYEWFTSTVYMSKNPGNNHVCASWKIRNTEAEKKKLGKIRQMAERDSLTELYNRINFEKRVSKELLKEASQNKSRAFIMIDVDNFKQVNDSFGHDFGDIVLRAVAKILRSSFTEENIIGRLGGDEFAVFISKASSKKVILEQVQKVCAKISTTFENKGEKVSISCSIGVVYTPEEGKEFQILYEKADDALYQAKHAGKNQYKIFTN
- a CDS encoding Hpt domain-containing protein, which translates into the protein MDEQKLRAAGIDYKGAIERFADNQVLYEKYLLRFEEDTHCKDAMAALEEQNYDEVLAQVHALKGMVGTLGMMTYYKVCQDVVDALRAKKYDTIAGLMEKVQEEQARIQQIYKDK
- a CDS encoding DUF4430 domain-containing protein, which encodes MSETTKKVSKKKIIIAVVILALVAALFAGLYLKFSPKAHKGAKEITIEVIDNNGASVTYDVHTDAEYLRQAMEDAKGLEFDGTESDYGLMVETVNGLYADYVNNNAYWAFYEGGVACDYGVDSQPVEDGQSYQIIYTINE